Proteins encoded in a region of the Aquila chrysaetos chrysaetos chromosome 25, bAquChr1.4, whole genome shotgun sequence genome:
- the NTHL1 gene encoding endonuclease III-like protein 1 isoform X1 produces the protein MSAAVSAARRLGRARGAAGASQVPSTAGIPRRSRRRKSVTIAYESGQGDGAEQGATEPQRPRWEPRDWQQQLERIREMRRNRDAPVDEMGVQKCYDSSAPPQVMRYQVLLSLMLSSQTKDQVTSAAMLRLREHGLTVDSILQMDDATLGQIIYPVGFWRNKVKYIKQTTAILKQKYGGDIPRTVEELVQLPGVGPKMAHLAMNIAWDSVSGIAVDTHVHRITNRLKWVKKETRYPEETRVALEDWLPRDLWREINWLLVGFGQQTCLPVNPRCKECLNQDICPAAKRP, from the exons ATGTCCGCGGCCGTGTCCGCGGCCCGGAGGCTCGGCAGGGCCCGGGGGGCGGCCGGAG CGAGCCaggtccccagcacagctggcatCCCGAGgcgcagcaggaggaggaagagtgtCACTATTGCCTACGAATCTGGGCAGGGGGATGGTGCTGAGCAAGGGGCGACTGAGCCCCAGAGACCGCGCTGGGAGCCAAGggactggcagcagcagctggagcgCATCCGGGAAATGAGGAGGAACAGAGATGCTCCCGTCGATGAGATGGGAGTACAGAAGTGTTACGACAGCAGCGCACCTCCACAG GTTATGCGCTACCAAGTTCTGCTGTCACTGATGCTCTCCAGCCAGACCAAGGACCAGGTGACATCAGCTGCCATGCTGCGCCTGAGGGAGCATGGCCTCACAGTCGACAGTATTTTGCAGATGGATGATGCGACGCTTGGGCAGATCATTTACCCTGTAGGGTTCTGGAGG AACAAGGTGAAGTACATAAAGCAGACGACAGCCATTCTGAAGCAGAAATATGGGGGTGACATACCGCGAACTGTGGAGGAGCTGGTGCAGCTGCCAGGAGTTGGGCCCAAAATGGCCCACTTGGCCATGAACATTGCCTGGGACAGTGTGTCTGGGATAG CTGTGGACACCCATGTGCACAGGATCACAAACAGGCTCAAGTGGGTGAAGAAGGAGACCAGATACCCCGAGGAAACTCGGGTAGCGCTGGAGGACTGGCTGCCCAG GGATCTCTGGAGGGAGATAAACTGGCTCTTGGTGGGCTTTGGTCAGCAGACCTGCCTGCCTGTGAATCCTCGCTGCAAGGAGTGCCTCAATCAAGACATTTGCCCAGCTGCTAAGAGACCCTGA
- the NTHL1 gene encoding endonuclease III-like protein 1 isoform X2, with product MSAAVSAARRLGRARGAAGASQVPSTAGIPRRSRRRKSVTIAYESGQGDGAEQGATEPQRPRWEPRDWQQQLERIREMRRNRDAPVDEMGVQKCYDSSAPPQNKVKYIKQTTAILKQKYGGDIPRTVEELVQLPGVGPKMAHLAMNIAWDSVSGIAVDTHVHRITNRLKWVKKETRYPEETRVALEDWLPRDLWREINWLLVGFGQQTCLPVNPRCKECLNQDICPAAKRP from the exons ATGTCCGCGGCCGTGTCCGCGGCCCGGAGGCTCGGCAGGGCCCGGGGGGCGGCCGGAG CGAGCCaggtccccagcacagctggcatCCCGAGgcgcagcaggaggaggaagagtgtCACTATTGCCTACGAATCTGGGCAGGGGGATGGTGCTGAGCAAGGGGCGACTGAGCCCCAGAGACCGCGCTGGGAGCCAAGggactggcagcagcagctggagcgCATCCGGGAAATGAGGAGGAACAGAGATGCTCCCGTCGATGAGATGGGAGTACAGAAGTGTTACGACAGCAGCGCACCTCCACAG AACAAGGTGAAGTACATAAAGCAGACGACAGCCATTCTGAAGCAGAAATATGGGGGTGACATACCGCGAACTGTGGAGGAGCTGGTGCAGCTGCCAGGAGTTGGGCCCAAAATGGCCCACTTGGCCATGAACATTGCCTGGGACAGTGTGTCTGGGATAG CTGTGGACACCCATGTGCACAGGATCACAAACAGGCTCAAGTGGGTGAAGAAGGAGACCAGATACCCCGAGGAAACTCGGGTAGCGCTGGAGGACTGGCTGCCCAG GGATCTCTGGAGGGAGATAAACTGGCTCTTGGTGGGCTTTGGTCAGCAGACCTGCCTGCCTGTGAATCCTCGCTGCAAGGAGTGCCTCAATCAAGACATTTGCCCAGCTGCTAAGAGACCCTGA